DNA from Acidobacteriota bacterium:
GATGTTTTTCGGCGTGTCACCCGCCCAGTCGCGGTAGGCATCCATGATGAAGCCGGGCCGGCCGTGGAGCGGGCCGTGGCTCGGCGCGATGATCTCGATGTCCAGGCGCGAAATCTTTTCCAGATTGTCGCGGACGATCTTGCGGAAGGGCATCATGATTTCGGCATAATAGCGCTTGGCCGGCTCATACACCCGTTCCTCGTCGGCGACAAACAGGTCGGACGTGGCCAGGTGGGAGCCGAAGAAATCGCAGCTGAAAAGGATCTTGTCTTCGGCCAGATATGTGGACATGGTCTCGGGCCAGTGGACCCAGGGGGTATAGACGAAGGTCAGGGTTTTGCCGCCTAGAGACACGGTCTCCCCGTCCTTGACCGCGCGGACCCGGTCTTCCGGAAGAATAAGATGGTCGATCAACATGGGCCGGGCCTTTTCCGAACAGAGGACGACGGCTCCGGGGTATTTTTCCATAACGAATAGGATGGCCCCGGAATGGTCCTGTTCGGCGTGGTGGGCGACGATGTAATCGATCTTCGGGACGGCCTCAAGATGGCGGGACAAAATGTCCGTCTTCGTCGGATCGACGGCATCGAGAAGAACGGTTTTTTCGCTCCCCCTGACGAGGTAAGCGTTATAGCTTGTGCCGTCGGGCAGCGGGATCAGGGCGTCGAACAGGCGGCGGTCCCAGTCGACGGCGCCGACCCAATGGACATTTTTGCGGATCTCGCGAGGTTTCATGGGCAGTCTCCTTTTTTATTCCCTACTTATTTTATATGGTTTCCGCCCACGCTTCAACCTCAAATCACAAACAAATCTTTACCCGAGAAGTTGGGGTCGGTGGTCAGGTTGACGCCGAGGCGGCGGAAGCCGGCCTCGTCGCCGGGTGTCGGCATGTGTGTCATGTGGACTTCGCAGCCGTGAATGCCCTTGAGCTTGTCCAGTGCCATGTGGGCGGCCGGATTGGTCGAGGCATTGATGCCCAGGCCGATCAGGACCTCGGAGAGATCGAGGCTGACCGACGAGGCTCCGCCCAGCGTGCGCTTGAGGTTGGCGACGGCCTCGATGATGCTCGGGGACAGAAGGTGGATCTCATCGGGAATTCCGGCCAGCGTTTTTGCGGCATTGAGGACGAGGCTGGATGCCGCATGCATCAGCGCGGAGTTCTTTCCCGTGAGGATCGCACCGTCGGCGAGTTCGAGAGCCGCTCCGCAGTGGATGCCCTTGTGGCCTTTGCCCTTTTCCTTGGCCTCGACGGCCGCATCCCGCGCGGCGCCGACGACCGGCCGGTCCTCGGGCTTGACGCCGAGTTCCTTCATCAGCAGCTCGGCCCGCTGGACGGTTTCCTTCTCCGTCAGCCCCATGGCATATTCGCACTGGTAACGGAACCAGCGCCGGATGAGCTCCTGCCGGGCCGCCTCCTTCACGACGGCGTCGTCGACGATTCCTCCGCCGGCCGTGTTGACGCCCATGTCGGTCGGAGATCTGTAGACAGAGGGATCGCCCGTAATTTTCTCCAGGATCCGCCGGACCACGGGGAAAGCCTCGACGTCGCGGTTATAGTTTACGGCCGTCTTGCCGTAAGCTTCGAGGTGAAACGGATCAATGAGGTTGAAATCGCCGATGTCGGCCGTCGCCGCCTCGTAGGCCACGTTCACCGGATGCTTGAGGGGGAGGTTCCAGATCGGGAAGGTCTCGAACTTGGCGTAGCCTGAGGCTATCCCCTTCCGATGGTCGTGATGGATCTGGGACAGGCAGGTCGCAAGTTTTCCGCTTCCCGGCCCCGGACCGGTCACGATGACCAGACGGCGGCGCGTTTCGATCGAGGCGTTGGCTCCATAGCCCTCCTCGCTGACGATGGTATCGACATCCGTGGGATATCCCTTCGTCGCCGCGTGGGTAAAAACCTTGATATCCCGGCGTTCGAGCTTGTTTCGAAAAATCCGGGCCGCCGGCTGGCCGTTGAAGCGGGTGATGACGACGGCCGCGACATCGACCCCGCCTTCCCGGAGACCGTCGATCATTTTCATGGCGTCCGTGTCGTAAGTGATGCCGAAATCGGCCCGCATCTTTTTGCGCTCGATGTCGCCGGCGTAAATGCAGAGCAGAACATCGGCCTGCTCCCGGAGTTCGCGCAGAAGAGCCATCTTGACGTTGGGGTCGTAGCCCGGAAGAACCCGGGCGGCGTGGTGGTCGAAGAGAAGCTTTCCGCCGAATTCGAGATAGAGTTTGCCGTCGAAAAGCGCCATTCTCTCCCGGATCGCGCGGGCCTGCTCGCGGACGTACCAGGAATTGTCGAAACCGGTTTTCCGGACCGTCATGACGACCCTGTCCGGGCGCTATGACCGGCGTCGGGCCGGCGTTCGACGATCCGGAAGTTCTCGAACAAGCCGTAGGGCAGAACATCATAGGCCGAACCCGGGGGCGGGCCGCCCTCCGGCGCCTTGCGGAAATCGGACGGCCAGGCCCGTCCGCGCAACGGCGATCCATGATGGGGACCGAGAGTGTTCTTCAAGCTGCCCGTGACGGCGACAACGACGGTGTTCGCGCCTTCGACGACGAAATCGGTGATGTCGCATTCATAGGGAGGGAAAGCCGCCGTCCCGGCATCACGTTCATTCACAAAAAGCCGGACATCCGATCCGGCCCACTCACCAAGCCGGACAACAATGCGTCGGCCGGGGGCGGGCGGGCTCTCCATCCGGAATTCGGACTCATAGCGGACCGTGCCGCCGTAAAACGGCAGCCCCTGATCTTTCCAGGCGCCCGGCTCAAGGCGCCGCGGGGGCAGGATCCGGAATCCCCGTCCCGACGGTTCCAGCCGGAAATCGCCGAGAACATAGACGGATTCAAGCTCGGCGTGCAGGGTGAAGGGTTTGACCCTCAACCTCACGATGTTTCGGCCCGGACGGACCGCGCCCCCGATGTCGTAAACGCCGAAGGCTTTATCCAGCCACCACTCGCCGGGAAGGGCCGCAACGTCGCGTCCGTTGACTTGAACGGCGAAGAGATCCGGGCGCTCGGCGACCAGCCGGAACGTCGCCAGGTGCGGTCCTCCCCCGGCAATTTCGAATGAGAACTCGGACTCGAATCCCGAATTTTCAGAAAAAACATCCCTGTCCAGGATGTCAGTCTTGAACTGAACGGCATGGTCCCAGGGATTCCTTTCAAAACCGTGGGCCTGAAAGATGCGGGTCTGGGCGTCATAAAAATACAGATTCCTGAAAATCGCACCATCGATCCGCAGATCGCAGTGGTCAAGGGTCAAGACATTCAGCGATTCCCGATTCACCGACGGCGCCGTCGCGGCAATCCCTGTTTCCGTCCATGTCTCTCCCGGAACCGGTTCGCCGGCCTCGACGCTGAGACAGAGAAGAAGGCTTCCCGCAGGAGGCAGGCTGAACTCAACCCGCACCTCGCCACCCCCCTCCGTTTTATAGGGAAATGCGGCCGTACGGCCCGTGAACGGATCCCAGGCCTCGACCGAACCGCCGGCGGCCCGGAACGTTCCCGACACCGTTTTGTCATCGGCCGTGTTCACGAGAAAAAGGATGTCCGCATCCCGAAGCTTCCTGTGATGATGGAAAAACCGGTCCTCGTTCTGCAGACCCCTGAAAACGATTTCCGGTGGGTGAAGCTCATGGAGTTTCTCGAATCCCAATCCGGGCGCAAACCACCGGTCTCCGAAAGCCCCGGCCATCTTCCGCACATCGTCCGATCTTTCGGCATCCACGTATTCCGGCCCCGCAACCCATGAGATGACTTTGCCGCCCTTATAAAGATAGTGATTGAGAAGACGGACGGTCTCGGAGTTCATGTTTTCCATTCCCGGAGGAATCACGACAAGATCGTAGGCCTCGCGGCCCACGAAGAGAGACCGGAAGCGGGCCCGGCCGAAATCGGCCAGCGTTTTTTCGCTGGCCAGATCGTAGGCAATGTGTTCGGCTTCCAGGAGATTGATGAACTTGTGAAATTCCTCTCCGATGAACTGCGTCCGTCCCTTTGCGATCAGCGGCGTA
Protein-coding regions in this window:
- a CDS encoding FprA family A-type flavoprotein; the protein is MKPREIRKNVHWVGAVDWDRRLFDALIPLPDGTSYNAYLVRGSEKTVLLDAVDPTKTDILSRHLEAVPKIDYIVAHHAEQDHSGAILFVMEKYPGAVVLCSEKARPMLIDHLILPEDRVRAVKDGETVSLGGKTLTFVYTPWVHWPETMSTYLAEDKILFSCDFFGSHLATSDLFVADEERVYEPAKRYYAEIMMPFRKIVRDNLEKISRLDIEIIAPSHGPLHGRPGFIMDAYRDWAGDTPKNIAVIPWVSMHGSTAKMAEYLVEGLAERGVRVHPFNMEFADIGQLAMSLVDAATVIVGTPTVHVGPHPAVVSAVYLANALRPKARFASVFGSYGWATKTVDVIKGMIPALKVELIEPVICRGYPRDADFRGLDAMADAVAAKHVELGLV
- a CDS encoding DUF1846 domain-containing protein gives rise to the protein MTVRKTGFDNSWYVREQARAIRERMALFDGKLYLEFGGKLLFDHHAARVLPGYDPNVKMALLRELREQADVLLCIYAGDIERKKMRADFGITYDTDAMKMIDGLREGGVDVAAVVITRFNGQPAARIFRNKLERRDIKVFTHAATKGYPTDVDTIVSEEGYGANASIETRRRLVIVTGPGPGSGKLATCLSQIHHDHRKGIASGYAKFETFPIWNLPLKHPVNVAYEAATADIGDFNLIDPFHLEAYGKTAVNYNRDVEAFPVVRRILEKITGDPSVYRSPTDMGVNTAGGGIVDDAVVKEAARQELIRRWFRYQCEYAMGLTEKETVQRAELLMKELGVKPEDRPVVGAARDAAVEAKEKGKGHKGIHCGAALELADGAILTGKNSALMHAASSLVLNAAKTLAGIPDEIHLLSPSIIEAVANLKRTLGGASSVSLDLSEVLIGLGINASTNPAAHMALDKLKGIHGCEVHMTHMPTPGDEAGFRRLGVNLTTDPNFSGKDLFVI
- a CDS encoding glycosyl hydrolase, whose protein sequence is MINKTLRPALWIFSAWLAFSSCARAPELESRNEALALFENPPVEYRSVPFWVWNDAMTREQIDEQLTDFREKGLGGVFVHPRPGLVTPYLSEKWFSLFRYAVDTAAGLGMNVWIYDENSYPSGFAGGHVPAQMPDAVRSGLRLTRMTVLPDVFEIEPLLVQNLTHRGFQDVTADALAGRLGDGDYYVFDVVRQQPSPWHGGFPYVDLLRRDVTERFLEVTLNPYQETAGSEFGRTIPGVFQDEAEISPAGGRSAVSFTPALFEEFQKRWGYNLKPHLASLFEDAFDFQKIRHNYRSVLLDLFIENWAKPYFQYCEDNNLVFTGHYWEHEWPVPRVCPDNLALAAYAHMPGIDILMNEYATGPHAQFGNARAVREIRSAAVQHGRTRTLAETYGASGWDLTFEDQKRIGDWAYALGVNFLNQHLSYATIRGARKRDHPPSFSYHAPWWGSYRRLADYFARLSAVLSLGRPASRVLVIEPTTSAWMYYTPLIAKGRTQFIGEEFHKFINLLEAEHIAYDLASEKTLADFGRARFRSLFVGREAYDLVVIPPGMENMNSETVRLLNHYLYKGGKVISWVAGPEYVDAERSDDVRKMAGAFGDRWFAPGLGFEKLHELHPPEIVFRGLQNEDRFFHHHRKLRDADILFLVNTADDKTVSGTFRAAGGSVEAWDPFTGRTAAFPYKTEGGGEVRVEFSLPPAGSLLLCLSVEAGEPVPGETWTETGIAATAPSVNRESLNVLTLDHCDLRIDGAIFRNLYFYDAQTRIFQAHGFERNPWDHAVQFKTDILDRDVFSENSGFESEFSFEIAGGGPHLATFRLVAERPDLFAVQVNGRDVAALPGEWWLDKAFGVYDIGGAVRPGRNIVRLRVKPFTLHAELESVYVLGDFRLEPSGRGFRILPPRRLEPGAWKDQGLPFYGGTVRYESEFRMESPPAPGRRIVVRLGEWAGSDVRLFVNERDAGTAAFPPYECDITDFVVEGANTVVVAVTGSLKNTLGPHHGSPLRGRAWPSDFRKAPEGGPPPGSAYDVLPYGLFENFRIVERRPDAGHSARTGSS